A genomic window from Magnetococcales bacterium includes:
- a CDS encoding triose-phosphate isomerase, producing MRRRPLIAGNWKMNGLIETAQELVEGIGIGVSGREREGKLQCEVLVCPPFTAIQTVHQAVSAKGYTIKVGGQNMDIEGPGARTGEICGIMLRNVGCRYVILGHSERRQFFGETNEIVAKKVESAFRDGLIPIVCVGEELKDREANRTIDVIRPQLEAVMPKLPEETAKRNTLVVAYEPVWAIGTGKNATPEQVQEVHAFIRKFLAEKLGADTASKIRILYGGSMKPSNAAGLLALEDVDGGLIGGAALKAQDFLAIIDANPASD from the coding sequence ATGCGACGTCGTCCATTAATTGCTGGAAACTGGAAAATGAACGGGCTGATCGAAACCGCCCAGGAGCTGGTGGAGGGGATCGGCATCGGAGTCTCCGGAAGGGAAAGAGAAGGGAAGTTGCAGTGTGAAGTCCTGGTCTGTCCCCCTTTCACCGCCATTCAAACCGTCCACCAGGCCGTGAGTGCCAAAGGGTACACCATCAAGGTGGGTGGACAAAACATGGACATTGAAGGCCCGGGGGCGCGTACAGGTGAAATCTGCGGCATCATGTTGCGGAATGTCGGCTGCCGCTATGTGATCCTCGGTCACTCCGAGCGCCGTCAGTTTTTTGGTGAAACCAATGAGATTGTTGCGAAAAAGGTTGAATCCGCCTTCCGTGACGGACTCATCCCCATCGTCTGTGTCGGTGAGGAACTCAAGGATCGGGAGGCCAACCGCACCATCGATGTGATCCGTCCGCAACTTGAAGCTGTCATGCCGAAGCTTCCCGAAGAGACCGCCAAACGGAATACCCTCGTCGTGGCTTATGAACCGGTCTGGGCCATTGGCACCGGCAAGAATGCCACCCCTGAGCAGGTCCAGGAAGTCCATGCCTTCATCCGCAAATTCCTGGCTGAAAAACTGGGTGCCGACACGGCCTCCAAAATCCGCATCCTCTACGGCGGGTCCATGAAGCCATCCAACGCCGCCGGCCTTCTGGCCCTGGAAGATGTCGATGGGGGGTTGATCGGTGGTGCCGCTCTGAAGGCCCAGGACTTCCTGGCCATCATCGACGCCAATCCGGCATCGGATTGA
- the secG gene encoding preprotein translocase subunit SecG, with translation MTLILTVIHLLVAFGIIFVVLVQKGSSADMGAAFGGSSQSLFGARGSGSFLGKVTAFLATVFMLTSLSLAFFTTRSTTTDSVMKGGAARPPQQQSPANSTSKAKDAKEGGIPAATGAPATDIPVPAKAQEPEKGKEGAGQQPESPVGNKPVPAFADSPITIPTPPKNATPPISVPASPTPSKKSDSASPTPSKSVPAQSTPSRSVPAKE, from the coding sequence ATGACACTGATCCTGACCGTGATTCACCTCCTCGTGGCCTTCGGGATCATCTTTGTCGTGCTGGTCCAAAAGGGAAGCAGCGCCGATATGGGGGCCGCTTTTGGAGGAAGTTCCCAAAGCCTGTTTGGTGCCCGTGGTTCCGGAAGCTTCCTGGGGAAAGTGACCGCATTTCTGGCCACGGTCTTCATGTTGACCAGTCTTTCCCTGGCCTTTTTTACAACACGGTCCACGACAACCGACTCCGTCATGAAAGGGGGGGCCGCCAGGCCCCCTCAGCAACAATCCCCCGCCAATTCCACATCCAAGGCCAAAGATGCCAAAGAGGGGGGGATTCCCGCCGCAACAGGCGCACCCGCTACCGATATTCCGGTTCCGGCAAAAGCCCAGGAACCCGAAAAAGGGAAAGAGGGTGCAGGACAACAGCCTGAATCGCCGGTTGGCAATAAGCCAGTCCCGGCTTTTGCAGACAGCCCGATCACCATCCCAACACCACCCAAGAATGCAACGCCGCCTATAAGCGTTCCTGCTTCTCCAACGCCTTCCAAAAAGAGCGATTCCGCTTCTCCAACGCCTTCCAAGAGCGTTCCTGCCCAGTCAACACCTTCCAGGAGCGTTCCTGCCAAGGAGG
- a CDS encoding GAF domain-containing protein, protein MHASGDLLRRINKLNELGIALSSERDTNRLLENILLGAKELTNADAGTIYLATDRKTLKFEIIRTDSLKIAMGGTTGIPINFPELPLFKDGKPNLAMVAAYCAIQDKTVNIPDAYQAEGFDFTGTRAFDKNTGYRSTSFLTVPLKNHENQIIGVLQLINAKDPETSGIIAFTAEDQRLAESLASQAAIALTNQRLITDLKKLFESFIQSIATAIDEKSPYTGGHCHRVPVLAEMLAEAACGANVGELKNFSLTEDDLYELKIAAWLHDCGKVVTPTEVVDKATKLETIFDRVKMVDVRFEVLKRDAEIDMLKKKLAILEKGEKPDHAAIDDEFNNKIKHIQSDRDFIRESNVGGEFMSKERKERVAAISQYQWQDPDGKISNFLTENEVYNLNIDRGTINKEEREIINNHVVATIKMLEAIPFPKHLARVPEMAGGHHETMIGTGYPKGLKRDQMSIQARIMAIADVFEALTARDRPYKPGKTLAQSLKILGFMKKDQHIDPDLFQVFIDQKVFMRYAEQYLSPEQIDEVDVKQIPGYTPPPPST, encoded by the coding sequence ATGCACGCATCGGGGGATTTGTTGCGTCGCATCAACAAACTGAATGAGTTGGGCATTGCCCTCTCCTCCGAACGGGATACCAACCGCCTGTTGGAGAATATTCTCCTCGGAGCCAAGGAACTGACCAATGCCGATGCCGGGACAATCTACCTGGCCACAGATCGCAAAACCCTCAAATTTGAAATCATCCGTACCGACTCCTTGAAGATCGCCATGGGCGGTACCACGGGTATTCCCATCAATTTCCCGGAGTTGCCCCTGTTCAAGGATGGCAAACCCAACTTGGCCATGGTGGCGGCCTACTGCGCCATCCAGGACAAGACCGTGAATATCCCGGATGCCTATCAAGCCGAAGGGTTTGACTTTACCGGCACACGGGCTTTCGATAAAAACACCGGCTACCGTTCGACCTCGTTTTTGACCGTACCTCTGAAAAATCACGAAAATCAGATTATCGGGGTGCTGCAATTGATCAATGCCAAAGATCCCGAAACCAGTGGGATCATCGCCTTTACGGCTGAAGATCAACGTCTGGCAGAGTCCCTCGCCTCACAAGCCGCCATCGCCCTGACCAACCAACGCCTGATCACGGATTTGAAAAAGCTGTTCGAATCCTTCATCCAGTCCATCGCCACCGCCATCGACGAAAAATCACCCTATACCGGCGGACACTGCCATCGCGTACCCGTTCTGGCGGAAATGCTGGCGGAGGCTGCCTGCGGTGCCAATGTGGGCGAATTGAAAAATTTCAGCCTCACCGAAGATGATCTTTACGAACTCAAGATCGCGGCATGGTTGCACGACTGTGGCAAGGTGGTCACACCGACCGAAGTGGTCGATAAAGCCACCAAACTGGAAACCATCTTTGACCGGGTCAAAATGGTCGATGTCCGTTTCGAAGTCCTGAAACGGGATGCCGAAATTGACATGTTGAAGAAAAAGCTGGCCATCCTCGAAAAAGGCGAAAAACCCGACCATGCGGCCATTGATGACGAATTCAATAACAAAATAAAACACATTCAAAGCGACAGGGATTTTATTCGCGAATCGAATGTGGGTGGCGAGTTCATGTCCAAGGAAAGAAAAGAGCGGGTTGCCGCCATCAGTCAGTATCAATGGCAGGATCCGGATGGAAAAATCAGCAATTTCCTGACGGAAAATGAGGTCTACAATCTCAATATTGACCGGGGTACCATCAACAAGGAAGAACGGGAAATCATCAACAATCACGTCGTGGCCACCATCAAAATGCTGGAAGCCATCCCCTTCCCCAAACATTTGGCCCGCGTCCCGGAAATGGCTGGCGGACATCACGAAACCATGATCGGCACCGGCTATCCCAAAGGGTTGAAACGCGACCAGATGTCCATTCAGGCCCGCATCATGGCCATCGCCGATGTGTTCGAAGCCCTGACCGCCAGGGACCGTCCCTACAAGCCTGGCAAAACGCTGGCACAATCCTTGAAAATTCTGGGTTTCATGAAAAAGGATCAACATATCGATCCGGATTTGTTCCAGGTGTTCATCGACCAGAAAGTATTCATGCGCTACGCAGAACAATATCTCTCGCCCGAACAGATCGACGAAGTGGACGTCAAACAGATCCCTGGCTATACCCCCCCTCCCCCTTCAACCTAA
- a CDS encoding DUF1640 domain-containing protein — translation MTITVTFDTLEFVEELKASGFDEVQAKGMVGALKKVHEAQLKELATKGDVATLRTDMRELEYRIIIRLGGIMIAGFSALAVLIKLQ, via the coding sequence ATGACCATTACCGTCACGTTTGACACCTTGGAATTCGTTGAGGAATTGAAGGCATCCGGTTTTGATGAAGTGCAAGCCAAAGGCATGGTTGGCGCTCTTAAAAAAGTCCACGAAGCCCAACTGAAAGAGCTTGCAACCAAAGGGGATGTTGCGACACTCAGGACCGATATGCGTGAACTCGAATACCGCATTATCATCCGCCTGGGCGGGATCATGATTGCCGGATTCAGTGCCCTTGCTGTCCTCATTAAATTGCAATGA
- a CDS encoding DUF1640 domain-containing protein gives MTAITFDTLKYVKTLKAAGFDEKQAEGLAEAQAEVFDKNLEDLATRRDLRDLGVRMDTKLEKELAPIRTDVAVIKWMFGIMMAGVLALILKAFFPH, from the coding sequence ATGACGGCAATCACCTTTGATACTCTGAAATATGTCAAGACACTCAAGGCAGCGGGCTTTGACGAAAAGCAGGCCGAAGGGCTGGCCGAAGCCCAGGCTGAGGTGTTTGATAAAAATCTGGAAGACCTTGCCACCAGACGGGATCTCAGGGATCTGGGGGTTCGCATGGATACCAAGCTGGAAAAGGAACTGGCTCCGATCCGTACAGACGTGGCTGTCATCAAATGGATGTTTGGCATCATGATGGCTGGCGTTCTGGCCCTCATTCTCAAGGCCTTTTTTCCGCACTGA
- the lplT gene encoding lysophospholipid transporter LplT produces the protein MSHDETTVISRPLWSRGLVAVLVAQFLSAMADNALLFGALALLKQTHYPDWAAPLLQEFFVGAFILLAPFVGPFADAIPKGRVMLAANGLKLAGALGMYLGINPFVAYGVVGIGAAAYSPAKYGILSELTSSDHLVKANGLMESSTIVAILAGAIAGGTLADWSIPGTLVVVTVCYGVAALANLFIPRLKPAHPVGALSFTGLFRDFFQAVRDLFRVPDARFSIIGTSIFWGAGSTMRFLLVIWVPVALGITTNSMPAYLNAMVAVGIVLGAGLAARFVTLAQAERALPAGVLIGLAVCLLSGTTNLPMAFVVMVLIGGCGGFFVVPLNALLQEKGHQSVGSGHAIAVQNLAENATMLLMIGGYTLVVRGGAPANLLAAGFGLFLSVAIGVLWLRWSRARRTDFPAP, from the coding sequence ATGTCACACGATGAAACCACAGTCATTTCGCGCCCTTTGTGGTCGCGTGGCCTGGTCGCAGTGCTGGTGGCGCAGTTTTTGTCGGCGATGGCGGACAATGCCCTGCTGTTTGGTGCCCTGGCCCTGCTCAAACAAACCCACTATCCGGATTGGGCCGCCCCCTTGTTGCAGGAATTTTTTGTGGGAGCCTTCATTCTATTGGCCCCCTTTGTCGGTCCCTTTGCCGATGCCATTCCCAAGGGACGGGTGATGCTGGCCGCCAATGGTCTCAAGCTTGCGGGTGCCCTCGGCATGTATCTGGGCATCAACCCTTTTGTTGCCTATGGTGTGGTGGGAATCGGCGCGGCAGCCTATTCGCCGGCCAAATATGGCATCCTCTCCGAACTGACTTCATCCGATCACCTCGTCAAGGCCAATGGCCTGATGGAATCTTCGACCATTGTGGCCATTCTGGCGGGGGCCATTGCCGGTGGCACCTTGGCCGACTGGAGCATTCCGGGCACCCTGGTCGTGGTAACGGTTTGTTATGGCGTGGCGGCCTTGGCCAATCTGTTCATTCCCAGGCTCAAGCCGGCCCATCCGGTCGGTGCGCTTTCGTTCACAGGACTGTTTCGGGATTTTTTCCAGGCGGTGCGGGATTTGTTTCGGGTTCCGGATGCCCGGTTTTCCATCATCGGCACGAGCATTTTTTGGGGGGCAGGCTCGACCATGCGGTTTTTACTCGTGATCTGGGTGCCGGTCGCCCTGGGCATCACCACGAACAGCATGCCTGCCTACCTGAATGCCATGGTGGCCGTTGGCATCGTCCTGGGGGCCGGATTGGCCGCCAGATTTGTCACCCTGGCACAGGCTGAACGTGCCCTGCCTGCCGGCGTCCTGATCGGTCTTGCCGTGTGCCTGCTCTCGGGAACCACCAATCTGCCCATGGCCTTTGTGGTCATGGTGCTGATTGGCGGCTGTGGCGGCTTCTTTGTCGTGCCCCTGAATGCCCTGCTCCAGGAAAAAGGCCACCAAAGTGTCGGTTCCGGACATGCCATCGCCGTGCAAAATCTGGCCGAAAATGCCACCATGCTCCTGATGATTGGCGGCTATACCCTGGTCGTCAGGGGAGGGGCACCGGCCAATTTACTGGCAGCCGGATTCGGCTTGTTTCTCTCCGTTGCCATCGGGGTGCTTTGGTTGCGCTGGTCACGGGCCAGAAGAACCGATTTCCCTGCACCATAA
- the aas gene encoding bifunctional acyl-ACP--phospholipid O-acyltransferase/long-chain-fatty-acid--ACP ligase: MLKNILRTIFGVLFRVRITGNAEALRNERTLIVANHESFLDGVLLGLFLPVEATFVVHSTVANNRFFRMILQHVPHLAVDSTSPLAIKLILKLVQSGTPVIIFPEGRITVTGSLMKVYDGAAFVAAKSGATVVPVRIEGAGRSYFGRLAGIYPRKLLPRVHIAIQPRRHISMPDLPTAKLRRRRAGELMRHILLDMLVATRPERTLFQAFLDARATFGTGYKLVEDLRLQEESYGSLLKMALAMVRLLAPITREGEVVGVMTPNAAPTLALLLALSAGRRVPAMLNYTAGPEGVRAACTTARIQTIVASRTFLEKARLNHLVEQLPGVRVHYLEDLKTHFGLSDKLWVVWHLLFPTTAMVAQHPDAPAMVLFTSGSEGKPKGVVHSHTSLLSNVAQIRSVADFSPLDKFMMALPLFHSFGLTCGAMLPLVSGCKVFLYPTPLHYRIIPEIVYDRDCTVLFGTPTFLANYGKFAHPYDFGRLRYVIAGAEKLSDAVRRLWIDKFGIRILEGYGVTECAPVVAVNVPMACRTNSVGQIVPGMAYQLEPVPGVEEGGVLHVKGPNVMKGYFLYDKPGEIQPPESLGEGWYATGDIVFIDADDFVHIRGRLKRFAKLAGEMISLEVVEQIASQAAPGFLHAASTRADAAKGEALILFTTAPALDRKQLLAAAKNLGAPELAVPRLLQKIDALPLLGSGKTDYVTLKKMADATLTR; the protein is encoded by the coding sequence ATGCTGAAAAATATTTTACGGACCATTTTTGGAGTGTTGTTTCGCGTGCGCATCACTGGCAATGCAGAGGCTCTCCGCAATGAACGTACCCTGATTGTCGCCAATCATGAATCCTTCCTGGATGGTGTTCTGCTCGGTCTGTTCCTGCCGGTCGAGGCAACCTTTGTGGTCCATTCCACGGTGGCCAACAACCGGTTTTTCAGGATGATCCTGCAACATGTACCACACCTGGCCGTCGATTCTACCAGTCCGCTCGCCATCAAATTGATCCTTAAGCTCGTGCAAAGCGGTACTCCCGTGATCATTTTTCCGGAAGGACGCATCACGGTCACGGGATCCCTGATGAAGGTCTATGATGGTGCGGCCTTTGTGGCTGCGAAAAGCGGCGCGACCGTCGTACCGGTGCGTATCGAGGGAGCGGGCCGCAGTTATTTCGGACGACTGGCCGGCATCTATCCCCGCAAACTGTTGCCCAGGGTTCACATTGCCATCCAGCCGCGCCGCCATATTTCCATGCCGGACCTGCCTACCGCGAAACTGCGGCGGCGGCGGGCCGGTGAATTGATGCGGCACATTCTGCTGGACATGCTGGTTGCCACCCGCCCGGAACGAACCCTGTTCCAGGCTTTCCTCGATGCCAGGGCGACATTCGGCACCGGTTACAAGCTCGTTGAAGATTTGCGTTTGCAGGAGGAGTCCTACGGCTCGCTTCTCAAAATGGCCCTGGCCATGGTCCGGCTTTTGGCACCGATCACCAGGGAGGGTGAAGTCGTCGGGGTCATGACGCCCAATGCCGCCCCAACGTTGGCCCTGTTGTTGGCACTCTCCGCCGGTCGGCGCGTGCCTGCCATGCTCAATTACACCGCTGGCCCGGAAGGGGTGCGTGCCGCCTGCACGACGGCCCGTATCCAGACGATTGTCGCATCACGGACCTTTCTTGAAAAAGCCCGCCTGAATCATCTTGTCGAGCAACTTCCAGGCGTGCGGGTTCACTATCTGGAAGACCTCAAGACTCACTTCGGCCTGTCGGACAAATTGTGGGTGGTCTGGCATCTGTTGTTTCCAACAACCGCCATGGTTGCCCAGCATCCCGATGCGCCGGCCATGGTCTTGTTTACATCCGGTTCCGAGGGCAAACCCAAGGGCGTGGTCCATTCGCACACATCCCTGCTTTCCAATGTTGCACAAATTCGTTCCGTGGCCGATTTTTCGCCGCTGGACAAATTCATGATGGCCTTGCCGCTGTTCCATTCATTCGGTCTCACCTGCGGTGCCATGTTGCCGCTGGTGTCGGGATGCAAGGTTTTTCTCTATCCGACCCCTTTGCATTATCGCATCATTCCCGAAATCGTCTATGATCGCGATTGCACGGTCCTGTTCGGGACACCGACTTTTCTGGCCAATTATGGCAAATTTGCCCATCCCTATGATTTTGGCCGTTTGCGCTACGTTATCGCTGGCGCGGAAAAGCTCTCGGATGCCGTGCGTCGGCTGTGGATAGACAAGTTTGGCATTCGCATTCTGGAAGGATATGGTGTGACCGAGTGCGCCCCGGTGGTTGCCGTCAACGTGCCCATGGCCTGTCGCACCAACAGTGTCGGCCAGATTGTCCCGGGTATGGCATATCAACTGGAGCCGGTGCCCGGGGTCGAGGAGGGGGGTGTCCTGCACGTCAAAGGCCCCAATGTGATGAAAGGCTACTTTCTCTACGATAAACCCGGGGAGATTCAACCGCCGGAATCGTTGGGGGAGGGGTGGTATGCAACCGGTGACATTGTCTTCATCGATGCCGACGATTTTGTCCACATCCGTGGCCGCCTGAAACGTTTTGCCAAGTTGGCCGGGGAGATGATTTCCCTGGAGGTGGTCGAGCAGATTGCATCCCAGGCCGCACCCGGCTTTCTGCATGCCGCATCGACCCGGGCGGATGCGGCCAAGGGAGAAGCCTTGATTTTGTTCACAACCGCCCCTGCCCTCGACCGCAAACAGCTCCTGGCAGCCGCCAAAAACCTGGGCGCACCGGAACTGGCCGTACCCCGTTTGCTTCAGAAAATCGATGCCTTGCCTCTGCTTGGCTCGGGAAAAACCGATTATGTCACCCTGAAAAAAATGGCCGATGCCACCCTGACCCGATAG
- the metG gene encoding methionine--tRNA ligase, with protein MSRRILVTSALPYANGQIHLGHLVEYIQTDIWVRYHKLRGRKCVYICADDTHGTPIMIRARREGITPKELITRMHGEHTRDFAGFAIDFDNYYSTDSEENRKISNMIYEKNRDSGHMDRRMVRQAYCETDGMFLPDRFVRGTCPSCGALDQYGDACEVCSSTYAPLDLKDSRCAVCGAQPVERESEHIFFKLGDFEPFLKEWTRSGRLQEEMANKLDEWFKEGLKDWDISRDGPYFGFEIPDAPGKYFYVWLDAPIGYMASTMNWCQQVGQNFASYWASDVHADVYHFIGKDILYFHTLFWPALLQGAGFRTPTAIFAHGFLTVNGMKMSKSRGTFINARKYLEFLDPEYLRYYYAAKLTSRVDDIDLNFEDFVQKVNSDLVGKVINIAARTANFIHKFYEGNLATQYPDDGGLHKQFVQAGEEIGQYYEAREYARAMRTIMRLAEEANRFVEAKAPWQLAKEERFTAGFPNALQDTCTIALNLFRILITYLKPVLPLLGRKVEHLFNVAAFNWEDCERPWHHEKLKPFKHLMVRVDPQKVEDLLQASREEGEAPSPPVASVSSPSPASSSGSSPASSPSPSPSQPESNDLAPEVTIDDFGKVDLRVARIVTAEAVPGADKLLKLTLDLGTLGTRTVFAGIKTAYPVPETLNGRLVVMVANLKPRKMKFGLSEGMVLAAGPGGSDVFLLAPDAGAQPGMRIK; from the coding sequence ATGTCGCGTCGTATTCTGGTCACCAGTGCCCTCCCCTATGCCAACGGGCAAATCCATCTGGGCCATCTCGTAGAGTATATTCAAACGGATATCTGGGTCCGCTACCATAAGCTGCGCGGGCGCAAGTGTGTCTATATCTGTGCCGATGATACCCATGGCACCCCCATCATGATCCGCGCCAGACGCGAAGGAATCACCCCCAAGGAACTCATCACCCGCATGCACGGGGAGCATACCCGGGATTTTGCCGGATTTGCCATTGATTTCGATAATTATTACAGCACCGATTCCGAGGAAAATCGGAAAATTTCCAACATGATCTACGAAAAAAACCGTGACAGCGGCCACATGGACCGCCGCATGGTGCGCCAGGCTTATTGTGAAACCGATGGCATGTTTCTTCCGGATCGTTTTGTGCGTGGCACCTGTCCTTCCTGTGGTGCCCTCGATCAATACGGCGATGCCTGCGAAGTGTGCAGCAGTACCTATGCACCCCTGGATCTGAAGGATTCCCGCTGCGCCGTATGTGGTGCCCAGCCCGTTGAACGCGAATCAGAACATATTTTTTTCAAACTCGGTGATTTTGAACCTTTCCTGAAGGAGTGGACCCGTTCCGGACGCTTGCAGGAAGAGATGGCCAACAAGCTTGATGAATGGTTCAAGGAAGGTTTGAAGGATTGGGATATTTCCCGGGATGGTCCCTATTTCGGCTTTGAAATTCCCGATGCCCCGGGAAAATATTTTTACGTCTGGCTGGATGCCCCCATCGGTTACATGGCTTCAACCATGAACTGGTGTCAGCAGGTGGGACAAAATTTTGCCTCCTACTGGGCCAGCGATGTGCATGCCGATGTCTATCACTTCATCGGCAAGGATATTCTCTATTTTCATACCTTGTTCTGGCCAGCCCTGTTGCAGGGGGCCGGGTTTCGGACCCCGACGGCGATTTTTGCCCATGGTTTCCTGACCGTCAACGGCATGAAAATGTCCAAGTCGCGGGGCACTTTCATCAATGCCCGCAAGTATCTGGAATTTCTCGATCCAGAATATCTGCGCTACTACTATGCCGCCAAATTGACCAGCCGTGTGGATGATATCGACCTGAATTTTGAGGATTTTGTGCAGAAGGTCAACAGCGATCTGGTGGGCAAGGTGATCAATATTGCCGCACGCACCGCCAATTTCATTCACAAGTTTTACGAAGGCAATCTGGCCACGCAATACCCGGACGATGGCGGTCTGCACAAGCAGTTTGTGCAGGCCGGTGAAGAGATCGGTCAATATTATGAGGCCCGCGAATATGCCCGGGCCATGCGGACCATCATGCGTCTGGCCGAAGAGGCCAACCGGTTTGTCGAGGCGAAAGCGCCCTGGCAGTTGGCCAAGGAGGAACGTTTCACCGCCGGTTTTCCGAATGCGTTGCAGGATACCTGCACCATTGCCTTGAATCTGTTCCGTATTCTGATCACCTATCTGAAGCCGGTGTTGCCGCTGCTCGGCAGAAAAGTTGAGCATTTGTTTAATGTCGCGGCATTTAACTGGGAGGATTGCGAACGTCCCTGGCATCACGAAAAATTAAAACCATTCAAACATTTGATGGTACGGGTGGATCCGCAAAAGGTGGAGGATCTTCTCCAGGCATCCAGGGAAGAAGGGGAAGCCCCTTCCCCGCCGGTTGCTTCTGTATCTTCCCCCTCGCCTGCCTCTTCTTCTGGATCCTCGCCTGCCTCATCCCCATCCCCTTCCCCTTCCCAACCAGAAAGCAATGATCTGGCACCAGAAGTCACTATCGACGACTTTGGCAAGGTGGATTTGCGGGTGGCGCGTATTGTGACGGCGGAAGCTGTTCCTGGTGCCGACAAGCTCTTGAAACTGACCCTGGATCTGGGAACCTTGGGAACGCGGACTGTTTTTGCCGGCATCAAGACCGCCTACCCCGTGCCCGAAACCTTGAATGGTCGCCTTGTCGTCATGGTGGCCAATCTCAAGCCCCGCAAAATGAAGTTTGGGCTTTCCGAGGGCATGGTTCTGGCTGCCGGGCCTGGTGGCAGCGATGTGTTTCTTCTTGCTCCCGATGCGGGTGCCCAGCCAGGCATGCGCATCAAATGA
- a CDS encoding DUF1640 domain-containing protein: MTTITFDTHAYIKELKAVGFTEEQAEVQANTLSSIFKTNLDELATRRDIKELELATGREIAEAKAETIKWMFGVATGQAMFIIAILKLFPSH, translated from the coding sequence ATGACGACGATCACGTTCGACACGCACGCCTACATCAAGGAATTGAAAGCCGTCGGGTTTACCGAAGAACAGGCCGAAGTTCAGGCCAACACCCTTTCCAGCATCTTCAAAACAAACCTGGATGAACTGGCCACGCGGCGGGACATCAAGGAACTTGAATTGGCTACCGGACGTGAAATCGCCGAGGCCAAGGCCGAAACCATCAAGTGGATGTTTGGTGTGGCCACCGGTCAGGCGATGTTCATTATTGCCATTCTCAAGCTGTTCCCGTCGCACTGA
- a CDS encoding DUF1640 domain-containing protein → MATVTFDTLELVKLLKVAGFPADQADAVVRVIAKSHDELVTRRDLQIELAPIRTDLVLLKWMIGIQLAGVMALIMKSFFSH, encoded by the coding sequence ATGGCCACTGTCACCTTTGACACTCTGGAACTGGTCAAGCTCCTCAAGGTTGCCGGGTTTCCGGCGGACCAGGCCGACGCGGTCGTGCGTGTGATTGCCAAATCGCACGATGAACTTGTTACAAGACGGGACTTGCAAATCGAACTCGCTCCCATCCGTACAGATCTGGTGCTTCTCAAATGGATGATCGGCATCCAGTTGGCCGGCGTCATGGCGCTCATCATGAAGTCGTTCTTTTCACACTGA
- a CDS encoding DUF1640 domain-containing protein gives MTTITFDTHAYIKELKAVGFTEEQAEVQANTLATIFKTSLDELATRRDLRELELSTKRDFKELETKIAEAKADMIKWMFGVAAGQAMFIIAILKLFPSH, from the coding sequence ATGACAACGATCACGTTTGACACCCACGCCTACATCAAGGAATTGAAGGCGGTAGGTTTCACCGAAGAACAGGCCGAAGTTCAGGCCAACACCCTTGCCACGATTTTCAAGACGAGCCTGGATGAACTGGCAACGCGGCGAGACCTCAGGGAACTTGAATTGTCCACCAAGCGGGATTTCAAGGAGCTTGAAACCAAAATTGCCGAAGCCAAGGCTGACATGATCAAATGGATGTTTGGTGTGGCCGCCGGTCAGGCAATGTTCATCATTGCCATTCTCAAACTGTTCCCGTCACACTGA
- a CDS encoding rhodanese-like domain-containing protein, which produces MFFNNKNSELPIEKFMTHPVAFTLLDVRGSTDYDPTIPGSKRVYLLSLEERMDEFEKRFEAQLLQRPLLVYCSKGDGSQYILKKFSKRFQVQSLKGGMVAYLETISRLLNEHPYEKPEKRDEIMSKMLMTLTNRQTPPDTFHKIIKHLIRSSPNPEVRKWL; this is translated from the coding sequence ATGTTTTTCAACAATAAAAACAGTGAATTGCCCATCGAAAAGTTCATGACCCATCCGGTTGCGTTCACCCTGCTGGATGTTCGCGGCAGCACGGATTACGATCCGACCATTCCCGGCTCGAAACGGGTCTATCTGTTGTCCCTGGAAGAACGCATGGACGAATTTGAAAAACGTTTCGAAGCACAACTGTTGCAACGTCCCCTGCTTGTCTATTGCAGTAAAGGGGATGGCAGTCAATACATCCTGAAAAAATTTTCCAAGAGGTTTCAGGTGCAAAGCCTCAAGGGAGGCATGGTGGCCTACCTGGAAACCATCTCTCGCCTGCTCAATGAACACCCCTATGAAAAGCCGGAAAAACGTGACGAAATCATGTCGAAAATGTTGATGACCCTGACCAATCGTCAAACCCCACCCGATACGTTCCATAAAATCATCAAACATTTGATCCGCTCCTCACCCAACCCGGAGGTCAGAAAATGGCTCTGA